The Sphingomonas sp. HF-S4 sequence CAGGCGCTGGTCGCCTTCCGCGACGCCGCAGTCGAGCGCGTCCGGATCGAGGCGAGCAGCGAGGCGGCTAACGCCGAGCGCCAGACCGCTATGACCGTGCTCAACGAGACGCTGCGCCGCGTCTCGCAGGGCGACCTGACCGTGTCGCTCGATGCGCGCTTCCCGGCGAGCTATGCCGAGCTGCGCACCAACTTCAACGAAGCGATGGGCGCGCTCTCGACGCTGGTCGGCACCGTGCTCGAGAGCACCGACACGATCCGCAGCGGCGCGACCGAGATCGCCACGGCTTCGGAGGATCTTGCCCGCCGCACCGAGAGCAATGCCGCGAGCCTGGAGGAGACCGCCGCCGCGGTCGCCCAGATGAACGGCCGCGTCGGCGAGACCGCTGCCGCCGCGAGCAGCACGGTCGAGCGTGCCGATGGCGCGATCGCCACCGTCTCGGACGGCCGCGCCGTCGCCGACGACGCAGTGCAGGCGATGAGCCGCGTCGCCGCGGGGGCCAAGGGCATCGACTCGGTCATCGAAGGACTCGACAAGATCGCGTTCCAGACCCGCGTTCTCGCGATGAACGCGGCGGTCGAAGCCGGTCGCGCCGGCGAGGCGGGTCGTGGCTTCGCGGTCGTCGCCGACCTCGTCTCGGCACTGGCGATGCGCTCGGAAGAGGAAGCCGCGCGGGCTCGCGACCAGCTCACCGCGACCCAGACCGACATCGTCTCGGCGGTCGATGCCATCGAGAAGGTCGATACGGCCCTGTCCGAGATCGTCGGCACCGTCGGCGAGGTCCACGGCCTGGTCGCGCGGATCGCCACCGACAATTCGGCGCAGTCATCGGCGATCGGCGAGATCAGTACCGCGATCGGCGCGATGGACCGCTCGACCCAGCAGAACGCGGCGATGGTGGAGGAGACGTCTGCGGCCGCGCGCAACCTGTCCGACCAGGTCGATCGCCTCGCCACCCAGGCCCGCACCTTCCGCGTCCAGGAAGACCGCCGCACCAAGCCGCGCGGCGCCTTCGAAGTCGCAGGACCGGCGACGGCGCAATAACCGACAAACGAAAGCGTCCGGTGCCGTTACGGCACCGGGCGCTTTCTTCCTTCGTCATCCCGGCGAAAGCCGGGATCTCAAGCCGCGCGCTTGCCGCACGAGGCTCCGGCGTTCGCCAGAGCGAAGATTACGCCGCCTTCTTGAGGTGCCGGCGGCCGAGCAGCTCGGCGATCTGCACTGCGTTGAGCGCCGCGCCCTTGCGCAGGTTGTCGCTCACGCACCACAGCGACAGGCCATTATCCACCGTCGAATCCTCGCGGACGCGGCTGATATAGGTGGCGTACTCGCCGACGCATTCGATCGGGGTGACGTATCCGCCGTCCTCATGCTTGTCGACGAGCATGATACCCGGCGCCTCGCGCAAGATCGACTTGGCCTTGGCCGCCGAGATCTCGTCCTCGAACTCGATGTTGATCGCTTCCGAATGGCCGACGAACACGGGGACGCGCACGCACGTCGCGGTCACCTTGATCTTGGGATCGAGGATCTTCTTGGTCTCCACGACCATCTTCCACTCTTCCTTGGTCGAGCCGTCGTCGAGGAAGCTGTCGATGTGCGGGATCACGTTGAACGCGATCTGCTTGGTAAACTTGCTCGGCGTGGCAGGATCGCCGACGAAGATATTCCGCGACTGCTCGAACAGCTCGTCCATCCCCGCCTTGCCCGCGCCGGAGACCGACTGGTAGGTCGCTACTACGACGCGCTTGATCTTGGCGGCATCGTGGAGCGGCTTCAATGCCACCACCATCTGCGCGGTCGAGCAGTTGGGGTTCGCGATGATGTTGCGCTTGGTATAGCCGTCGATCGCCTCGGGGTTCACTTCGGGGACGATCAGCGGCACGTCCGGGTCCATCCGGTAGAGCGACGCATTGTCGATCACGGTGCAGCCCGCCGCGGCGAAGCGCGGGGCGTGGAGCTTCGAACCCTCCGAGCCGATCGCGAACAGCGCCATGTCCCAGCCGGTCGGATCGAAATGCTCGATGTTCTGGACCTTATACTTCTTGCCGGTCTCGCCGAAGTCGATCTCGTCGCCCTGGCTGCGCGCGGAGGCAAGCACGGCGAGTTCGTCGATCGGGAATTCCCGCTCGGCGAGGATGTTCAGCATTTCACGCCCGACATTGCCGGTGGCGCCTGCGACCACGACACGGTAGCCCATTTTCGTCCTTCCATCAGGATCGTCGCGCAACGGGCGACGAGCGGTTCATTGGTGGTAGATGAGAAGGAATGCCAGCGCATTCCAGATGCCTCGAAGCAAGACGCTTCGCGCGCCGTCAGGCGCGGGTCGTAATTCGCGGAGTAGTGCGCGGTTTTCGAAGCATTTCGGCCGCCTAGCAGACCGAAAGCTGCGTGGCGAGGGGTAATTCGTATAATTTTCGGAAAGTCCGGCCGTCTTGTTAAAGACGGCCGGAATGCGTTCAGCGCTTGCCATGCTCGGTATGGCGATCGAGGAAATTGAGAATCGTCGTCCACAGATGCTCGCTGATCCCAGGACCGCTCACGCGGTGGGTGTGGCCTGGATAGAGCATCATCTCGAACGGCACCTTCGCCTTTTGCAGAGTCGCTGCCATCGCGGTGCTGTTGTCGAGCACGACATTGTCGTCGGACATGCCGTGGATCAGCAGCATCGGATCGGCGATCTTCGCCGCCTCGCCGATCGTGTCCGACTTCTTGTACGCCTCGGGCACCTTGGTCGGGTCGCCCATGTAGCGCTCGGTGTAGAAGGTATCGTACAGTTCCCAGCGACTGACCGGCGCGCCTGCGACGCCCGCGGCAAACACGCCCGGCGCGGCTTCGAGCATCTTAAGCGTCATATAGCCGCCATACGACCAGCCATAGGTCGTGATCTTGGCGGGGTCGACAAAATCGAGCGTCTTGAGATAGTTCGCCCCGGCGACCTGGTCCTCGACCTCGACCGATCCCATCGCGTGGTAGATCGCGTCCTCGAATGCCTTGCCGCGATTGGCCGAGCCACGATTGTCGATCTGGAACCAGATATAGCCGCGGTCGACGAGATACTGCTGGAGCGCTCCGCCCCACGCCTTGCTCACCGTCTGCGAATGCGGCCCGCCATAATGCTGGAAGAACACCGGATAGCGCTTGCCCGGCTCGAGTTCGGGGGTGACCATCTCCCAGTGGAGATCGGAGTCATCAGGGCCCTTGATCGTCCCGAACTTCCGCTCGCGATGGCTGGCGAGATAGGCGTGGTAGGGATGCTCGGCCTTGGTGACCGCATTTTCCTCGACCCAGGCGATCCGCTCGCCCGAAGCATCGGCGAGATAGACCTGCGACGGTTGGTTCGTGTTCGAGCGCGTGACGATCGCACGGCTCGCCTTCCCGTCCATCACCACTTTGTTCCACCAGCCTGCCTCGGTCAGCCGCGTCACGGCGCCGGGCTTAGTCACGTCGGCCGAGTAGAGATGCCGCTCGAGCACCCCGTCCTTGTTGCCGAGGAAGAAGATGCGGCCCTTGGCTTCATCGATTCCCGCGACTTCGGCGACTTCCCAATTGCCCTTGGTCAGCTGGGTCCATTTTCCTGCCTTCCAGCGATAGAGATGGCCGTGGCCGTCGCGCTCGGACCACCAGATCAGGCTGCCGTCGTCGAGCGCGTGGAAGTCATCCGACAAATTGACCCAGCTCTTGGGCCCCGATTTTTCGCTGAACAGCACGCTCGACGTGCCGGTGGCCGGATCGACCTTGAGCATGTCGAGCACGGTCTGCTCGCGGTTCATCCGCTGGACGTAGAGCGCGCTGGCGTCGGGCGCCCAATCGACACGGGTCAGGTAAATGTCGGCCTCCTTGCCGAGATCGACCTTGACCTTGTTCGCTCCCGCCGGGTCCATCACATAGAGATCGACCAGCACGTTGGGCGTGCCCGCCTTGGGATAGCGCTGCTGATAGGTGCTGGTGCCCGACGCGCCGATCGCAGTGCGGGTGACTACGCCCACCGGCGCCTCGTCATAGCGCTCGACCGCGAGGTAGCGGTCGCCCGGCGACCACCAATAGCCGGTGAAGCGGTTCATTTCCTCCTGCGCCACGAACTCGGCCTCGCCCCAATGGACCGTACCGGTGCCGTCCTGGGTGATCTTGCCGGGCGTGCCGCTGCCAAGCTTGCCGACGACGAGGTTCTGGTCGTTGACGTAGCTGACATAGCCGCCTGCCGGGCTGATCACCGGATTGAGCTTCGAGCCCTTTTCCTGGGTCAGCCGCGTGACGTTGCCGTCGAGGGAGGCGAGATACAGCTCGCCGTCGAGCGGCACGAGGATCGCCTTGCCGTCCGCCGCCCAATCATAGCCGACAATGCCGGTCTTGCCGACGATCGAGCGGTCGCGCTCGCGCTGCATCTTCTCGGCTTCGGAAAGCTCGGCGCCGGTCCCGACCTTCTTCGAATCGACCAGCATGCGCCACTGCCCGGTGGCGGTGTCCATCGCCCACAGGTCGTAACGCTCCTTCTCGTCGGCGCGGTTTCGCAGCAAGGTCAGATACTTGCCATCGGGCGAGAGCTTAGGCTGAAGCGGCGCGCTGCCCGCCAGGTCGGGGCTGGCATAGACGCGCTCGAGCGTGAGGTCCTTGATCTGCGCTGCCGCCTCACCGCTCATCAGCGGGGGCCCCAGCGCCATCAAAGACAATCCCAGCAACCATCTACGCATTCCAATTCTCTCCGGAGTCGCGCCCGACGAACGCGGGGCACACGCCTTATCGCGGGCACAGGGGGCGGGGTAAAGGCCGCTAATCCAGCCCCAGCGCGACCTTTCGCGAAACCAGGATGAAGCGCGGCCCCGCCCCGTTGGCTGCGGCGCGATCATCGGCGTTGTAGAGCGCGCATTTGCGCAGGCTCAGGCAGCCACAGCCGATGCAGCCGTCGAGATCGTCGAGCGTGCGCTGGAGCTGGGCGACGCGCGTCTCGATTACGTCGCGGAAGCCCTGGCTGATCCGCTTCCAGTCGGCCGCGCTCGGTGCCCTGCCCTCGGGCAGCCTGGCGAGTTCGGCGGCGATCTGCGGCAACGTGAATCCCAGTTGTTGCGCGATCAGCGCGAACGAGACGCGGCGTATATCGGCGCGCAGGAAACGCCGCTGGTTGCCCGCGGTTCGGATCGGATGGACCAGCCCCTTGGCCTCGTAGAAGCGCACCGCCGACACCGACAGCCCGGTGCGCGCCGCCAGCTCGCCGATCGTCAGAAGCTCGTTACCCCGGTTCATCTGCCTTCCGATTTTGGTACTTGACCTCAATCTAGGTTGAGGTTGTAGCTGATCTCGGCATGGCCTCCAACCGCGAAGGGAACTCCATGCCGCAGCCCTATATCGAGCACGTCAACCTGACCGTCAGCGACCCCGGGCGCATGGCGGCGCTGCTCAACCGCTTGTTCGACTGGCACGTCCGCTGGGAAGGCCCGGCGCGCGACGACGGCCGCGTCATCCATGTCGGCGACGAACGCACCTATCTTGCCGTCTACACCCCCGCAGGCGGTGCCGACGCCGACATCTTCGCGAAGGGACGCCCGCTCAACCATATCGGCATCCTGGTCGACGATCTCGACGATATCGAGCGCCGCGTGACCGAAGCCGGGCTCGTCCCCTTCGCACACGCCGACTACGACCCCGGCCGCCGCTTCTATTTCCTCGATTTCGACGGCACCGAATTCGAGATCGTCAGCTATGCGTAAGCCGCGTTGACGTTCTTTGTGCCGGGCAACATGCAGGCACACCGGTTTTGGAACCCGCGCGAGCTCGAGCGGGGCGCGGATCACCTCAAGGACGAATTCGACCGCGTTCTAGCGGACGAACGATTGCCCGAGGCTTCCCGAAGCGTCGTGCAGCAATGCTGCTCGTCGGTGATGCGCGGCCAGGATGGCGCAGGCTCGCTACGCGACACACTGCGGGACGGGAAATGACCTTTGACAAACGAAAAGGGCGCGATGGCAATCGCCACCGCGCCCTTTTTGCTGGCGTTCTGCCGGAGCCGTTACTCGGCGGCCGCAACCTCGGTCGGGCGCGGGTCACGACGCTCTGCGATACGCGCCGACTTGCCGGTGCGGCCACGCAGATAATAGAGCTTCGCACGACGCACGACGCCGCGGCGGACGACTTCGATCGAATCGATGTTCGGCGAATAGAGCGGGAAGACGCGCTCGACGCCCTCGCCGAAAGAAATCTTGCGGACGGTGAAGCTCGAACCCATGCCGCGATTGGCACGGGCGATGCACACGCCTTCATAGTTCTGCACGCGGGTGCGCTCGCCTTCGACGACCTTCACGCCGACGCGGAGGGTATCGCCCGGGCGGAATTCCGGAATCTTCTTGGTCTCGTTGAACTTGGCGATCTGCTCGGCTTCGAGCGTCTGGATGACGTTCATGACTTGTCGTTCCCGTTTCGTCGCCGCGCACCAGAGGGAGGTTGGACCCGAGCGCCCTCATGGCGCTCCCAAAGGTCCGGCCTCCGTAGCCGTGTATCGATCTCCGCCTGGGCTCTTCGCCATGCCTCGATCTTCGCATGATCCCCCGATCGCAGCACTTCGGGAATCGTGCGCCCTTCCCACTCAGCAGGACGGGTATATTGCGGATATTCGAGCAGCCCCGTTTCGAAGCTCTCGTCCATGCCGCTGGAAGCCGCGCCCATTACGCCGGGAAGCAGCCGAATGCAAGCGTCGAGCAGCGTCAGCGCCGCCATTTCCCCTCCCGAGAGGATATAGTCGCCGATCGAGACCTGTTCGATGTCGCGCGCTTCGAAGATCCGCTCGTCCATCCCTTCGAATCGGCCGCACAGGATGGTAACGCCTGTCCCCGCGGCGAGCGCGCGCACCCGGTCCTGGCTGAGCGTCCGCCCGCGCGGCGTCATAGCCAGCACGGGGCGGCCGGCGGGCACGCTGTCCAGCGCCGCGGCGAGCACGTCGGCGCGCATCACCATCCCCGCCCCGCCCCCCGCCGGCGTGTCGTCGACGCTGCGATGCTTGTCGGTGGCGAAATCGCGGATCTGCACCGCGTCGACGCTCCACAGCCCTTCGCGCAGCGCCCGTCCGGCGAGGGAGACGCCGAGCGGGCCGGGAAACATCTCGGGATACAGGGAGAGCACGGTGGCGACGAAAGTCATTTGGTCCAGTTCTCGATCCGCAAGCCGGGGACGTCGATGAAATCGCCCCCATTGCCGGTAACTAGCGTAAGGTTGAGTGCCAGGGCGTGGGCAGCGATCAGGCGATCGAAATTGCCCCGCTTGAAGGGTAGCGTTGCATAGACATCCCCACTTTTGCTGTCGAACGGCAACACCGGAATCTGCCGGAACAGCGCCGCCGCCAGTTCCGCCTGACCGCGTTGCGCTGCGCCGATCATGACTTCGGCATAAACGACAGCCGAGGTGATCAACTCGCCGTCCAGGCATTGCTGAACGCGTGCAGCGCCGCGCGGTGATCGACCGACCAGCAAATCGATGCAGAAATTGGCGTCGAGCAGATAGCGCGGATCAATCACGTCCCAAGCCGTCGCCCCAATCGCGATCCGTTTCGTCGGTCGGCATGCGCGCCAATCCCGGTATCGAACCGTAGATGCCAGTCAGATCGATCTTGCGCCCTTCCTTCGACGCAGGCTCGAACGCGAACTTGCCGCGGTCCTCCCGCAAGACCATTTCCTCGCCTTCACGGATTCCGAGTCCCTTAGGCAAGCGCAGCGCAACCGAATTGCCCGACTTGAATGTCTTAGCGCGATATTCCTTGGTCACCGCCGCCTCCGTATATACATCATGTATATACGCGAGACTTTCGGGTCAAGGAACCGCGATGCCTCCTTGCGCGCTTCGGCATCTCATGGACGACTGCATCATTATCGGCGCGGGACCGGCGGGACTCACCGCGGCGATCTATCTCGCGCGCTTCCATCTCAAGATCCGCCTGTTCGACTGCGGGTCGAGCCGCGCCGCGCTGATCCCGTGCACCCACAACCATGCCGGCTATCCCGACGGCATCTCGGGCAAGGAACTGCTCGCGCGGATGCTCGAACAGGCCGAGAAATACGGCGCCGAGCGCGAGCTTGCCGAAGTCACCGCGCTGCGCCGCGACGGGGAGGATTTCGTCGTCCGCGTCGGCGACCGCGCCGTCGTCGCCCGCTCCGTCCTACTCGCTACCGGCGTGGTCAACCACCGGCCCGAGATCGACGACGCGCTTCACACCGAGGCGCTCCAGCGCGGGCTCCTGCGATACTGCCCGATCTGCGACGGCTATGAAGTCACCGACAAGCGCGTCGGCGTGATCGGCACCGGCGATCACGGCATGCGCGAGGCGATCTTCCTGCGCGGCTACACCAACGACATCACCCTGATCGCCCCGAACGCCGAGCACGCGCTCGACGATGCCTGCGTGGAAGCGCTCGACGCTGCCGGCATCGCCCGGGTCGACGGCCCGTGCGGCGGCTATGCGATCGAGGGCGACCAGCTCGCCTTCGATACCGCGCATGGCCGCATGGCGTTCGACAGCGTCTATCCCGCGCTCGGCTCGCGCATCCGCTCGCGGCTGGCGATCGAGGCAGGCGCGCGCGCCGCCGAGGATGGGTGCCTCGAAGTCGACGACCACCAGCGCACCTCGGTTCCCGGGCTGTTCGCCGCGGGCGACGTCGCCAAGGGGCTCGACCAGATCAGCCACGCGATGGGCGAGGCCGGCGTCGCCGCGACGACGATCCGCAACCTTCTCGCCGAACGCCGCCCGCTGCGGCGCTAGCTCCCGCAGCCGCCACAGCCCCCGCCGCCGCAACCGCTTCCGCCGCCGCCGTCGCTGCTCCCGCCATCGCTGCCGCTCGATCCGCTATCGGCCGTGCGCATCCTGTGGAAGTCCTCCCAGCCCGAGCCGACCAGCACCGCCGTGCCGAACAGCGCGACCGCCATGCCGGCCTCGCCGCTCGCCGGCGCGCGCTGGAGCCGCTCGGAGCGCGCACGCGCCTCGGCGAGCACGTCGTGCCCGGCGCGCGTCCGCCGGTCGAGCACTGCGAAGCGGATCAGCGCGAGGACCGCCGTCAGAATGAGCAGCATCGTCAGATAACCGACTGGCCGCCCGCGCGCTTCGCCGATCAGCAGCTTGGTCCAGCCGAAGGCGAGCAGCAGGAAATAGGGCGAGGTCTGCCAGAAGCGGAGCTGGAGCGCAGTCCAGCCGTCCATCAGCAGCCCGTCCGCCACCAGCCGCGCGCGCACCGCGCCGGCATGACCGCCCGCGGCGACCGCAACCTGCACCCAGCTCGCCGGCTGCGGCAATGCGAGCACGCTGCGCTCGGCGGGGGTGCCGCCGCCCCCATTGCCGGCGAGGAACTTCTTGTTGTCGATCACCAATTGCCGCGTCTCGAGCATCTGGGCGGTGACCGTTTCGGCCAGCCGCAACGCCCCGCCGGCGAGGAAGGCGAGGGGTTCGGGATCGGTCCTGCGCGGCGCGGCGCCCGCGGGGCGCAGCCAGCGCGGCAGGACCAGGCCGGCGATGATCGTGACCACCAGCAGCGCGCCGTACAGCAGGAGAAACGGCCCGCCGGTAAGGTCGAAGGGTCCGAGCGACATATCAGCTCCTCAGCAAGAGCGCCCCGAGTGCGAGCGCGAAGAGCATCGCGACAGCGGTCAGCGACACGATCCGCACCACCCTGCGGGGCACGATCAACGCGTCGCGCGGATGCACGCGGCGCGCCTTGTGGTCCTCGTTCAGCCGCTGCGCCGCGTCGGGCCACAGATCCGCGGGCGGCCGGCCGAAGACGCGCTCATAGCTGCGCAGCGTCTCGGCATATTGGCTGAAATAGCGATGCTGCTCGTCCGCGCCGCCCGCCGTGGGGCCATGATGCAGCGGCCGCCCCAGCAAGCCGGGGCAGAAGCGCTCCCAATAGTCGCGGCTATAAGTGAGGTGGAGATGCCAGGCCTGGTCGACCGCATCGGAAGGCGTCACCGGATGCCCCGCGGTGACCGCGAGGAAGGCGAAGCGCCGATATTCCTCGATCACCCGCTCGGCATGCGCCCGAGACCAGCCATTGTCGCGCGCCAGCCGCTCGGCAAAGGGGAGCGAGGCGTCCTCGGGACCGAAGGTGTAATAAGAGAGCGCCGACCAGATCGGGTGGTCCGGGGCTTCAGCGGCAGGACCAGGGGCCTTTCGCATTCGAATGCCTACGTAGTGGGTGGATATTTAGGATTTGTGACAAATCCTCTAGCGAAATCGGGCGAGTGCCAAAGCGTCGGAATTCCAGGGACAGCTTCTAGATGTTCACGACATGACGACAAAGCTCATCCAGACTCGTGCCCATGTTGCTTCATTGCCTCGGTAGAAAGCGCTGACGCGTTTCGGCTTCTACCCTTGCTGCCTCAACGCCCCAGGCAGTGTTGGTCGTAAACCAGGCCTCCAGTTCCTGGGCCCGGTCCAACGTTACCGCCTTCCGCGCTGGGTCCAGAGGCTGTCGAGGCTCGAGGTGGTTCCCGTAAAGATCGCCAAGCAAGACGTTCTGCATCTCCGTTAGGAAATCTTCCGTGTAGGCAGTGGTGTCATCCACCGCCTGGATCAGTTGGTCGCTGTATGCGCGGATAGCCCGCGCACCCTCAACGCTCGGCGGCTTGTAAGGAAATATCCCGCCATCGGGACTGTCCGTGGGTAGTGCGGGCATGACGTGCAGGACGAAGTCCGAGAACATCAATTTGCGGCTGTCGTGCAGGACGGTGCTCATGGCAGTGCGGAAGATCAAAATGCGCGGATCAACGACACGCCGATTCTCGATCAGAAATATGAAGCGTAGGGCTGAATCCGTGAACTCACCATATAGCGCGCTCAACATGGGAAAGCGGGCGGTCGGAAGATTGTAGGCCAGCGCGGCGGCTTCCGCCCGTGCGGCCACTTCAATCTCCATGTTCATAATGTGAAGCTTGGTGCTTAACCCGATTGACGCGTCCGCGAGGCCACGGCAGATCAACACCGCGTCCTCATATAGCGCCGCGTTGATCTTTCTTCGCTCAGTTTCCGCGATAGCTGCGCGTGATTGCCGACCTTGCGATCTGACTTGAGCGATGACGGCCAAGACACCGAAAATCGCAGCGCCCGCCGTGGCGCCAGCGCCAATAAGCGCTGCTTGAAGTTCAACCGCAAGTCCGACCCACCACTGCGAAATGCTAAGCATTGGCCTCCCCCTCCGATAAGTATCAGCGACGGAAACGTTTCCGCAATCGTCCGAGCCGACTCCCGCATAGTTCACACTATTTCAGAGCAGTAATTCACAATTCATCACGCAAAATGGTGGCTAATTCGATACAAATAAATGTCCCCACTGGCTCAAACCCGTTGCTTTGGCTCGAGAGAGCGGCAGCCGCGATGCGTTGCGACCTAATCCCGCGGCTGCCCACTCAGACCCAACCGGTAACCAGCCCCCGCGCCCAATCCTCGCGCCCCTCCCCCGCCGCCTTCGCAGCGGCGGCCTGGTGGTCGTAGGCGACGGCATGGAACGCCACATCGCGATCCTCGACGATCGCGTAGCGCGCGCGAACATCGCCGCTCCCGACGACATAGGCATGAGGGTGGTCGTCATGAAACGCCTGCAACCCGACGCTGCCGGGATTGGCGATCCGGCGGCCGTCCAGCAGCCGAAACTCCCCCTGGATATGCGAATGGCCGCACAGCGTCAGCGCGGCGCCCTGCCCGCCCAGCCGCTCGGCGACTTCGGCCTCGCTGGCGCGGCGCAGGCCCGTGGGCTCGACGGTCTCGAGGAAGTGTTCGACGTCGCTGCGCGGGGTGCCGTGGCAGAGGAACAGGTCGCCCAGCGCCAGCGTCGCGGGCAGGGTCGCCAGCCAGCTCAGCACCGCCGCTGAGAGCAACGGCCGGGTGAAGCCGTCCGAGGCGTTCATCCGCTCGAGCGGGACTTCGAGCAGCTGGCGCTCGTGATTGCCTGCGATCGTCGGCCAGCCGCGGGCGATCAGCCAGTCGGCGGTCTCGGCGGGCCAGAGCGGACCCGACAGGCTGTCGCCCAGATTGACGAAGCCGGTGCAGCCGCGCAGCGCGGCGTCGGCCGCGACCGCTTCGAGCGCGGGAAGATTGCCATGGATGTCCGAAAGAACCGCAATGCGGCTCATTCGACGAAGCTCGCGGTGATCACCAGCCGTTCGGCATCCCATTCGGGCACAGCCTGAGGCTGCATCGGCACCATGAAGCGCTTGCCGGGCCGGCCTTCTACGCCGGGGCGCTCGATCTCGAGCACGTCGCCCGCGCCGTAATTGTCGATCGCCACCACCGTGCCGAGCGCCTCGCCCGCGTCCGAGACGGCGGGCAGCCCGAGCAGGTCGACATGGTAATATTCGCCCTCCCCCAGCGGCGGCAGCGCCGAGCGCGGGACGGTGAGCTGGGTGCCGCGCAGCGCCTCGGCGGCGTTGCGGTCGGCGATCTCGGCGAAGCGCGCGATCGCGCCGTTCGAGCCCGTGCGCAGGCTCTTGAGCGTCAGCGCGCCGCCGTTGAAGCTCTTGTAGCTGGCGAGATCGTCGGCGAAGACTTTCAAGCGCACTTCGCCGGCAATGCCGTGCGCGCCGATCACGCCGGCGAGCGTGAC is a genomic window containing:
- a CDS encoding methyl-accepting chemotaxis protein, which translates into the protein MLAKFNALSLATKTTVLTIAALLTLALTIFVIADRSITADAGRQAAERQETNMRVAWNVLHGHGGEFRAEGDALYVGDKKLNDWTQPVDLVKELVGGTATIFRGDTRITTNVTKPDGSRAVGTPLAAGEARDTVLGQGKPFRGSADILGRPFYTAYDPIKDKAGNVIGVLYVGIPKDEALAAVSALRWSMAIGVLLATLLITAVIFAVNRASFRPLGSMNAAMQDLAKGSTTTEIPGRDRSDEIGRMAQALVAFRDAAVERVRIEASSEAANAERQTAMTVLNETLRRVSQGDLTVSLDARFPASYAELRTNFNEAMGALSTLVGTVLESTDTIRSGATEIATASEDLARRTESNAASLEETAAAVAQMNGRVGETAAAASSTVERADGAIATVSDGRAVADDAVQAMSRVAAGAKGIDSVIEGLDKIAFQTRVLAMNAAVEAGRAGEAGRGFAVVADLVSALAMRSEEEAARARDQLTATQTDIVSAVDAIEKVDTALSEIVGTVGEVHGLVARIATDNSAQSSAIGEISTAIGAMDRSTQQNAAMVEETSAAARNLSDQVDRLATQARTFRVQEDRRTKPRGAFEVAGPATAQ
- a CDS encoding aspartate-semialdehyde dehydrogenase — its product is MGYRVVVAGATGNVGREMLNILAEREFPIDELAVLASARSQGDEIDFGETGKKYKVQNIEHFDPTGWDMALFAIGSEGSKLHAPRFAAAGCTVIDNASLYRMDPDVPLIVPEVNPEAIDGYTKRNIIANPNCSTAQMVVALKPLHDAAKIKRVVVATYQSVSGAGKAGMDELFEQSRNIFVGDPATPSKFTKQIAFNVIPHIDSFLDDGSTKEEWKMVVETKKILDPKIKVTATCVRVPVFVGHSEAINIEFEDEISAAKAKSILREAPGIMLVDKHEDGGYVTPIECVGEYATYISRVREDSTVDNGLSLWCVSDNLRKGAALNAVQIAELLGRRHLKKAA
- a CDS encoding DPP IV N-terminal domain-containing protein, whose protein sequence is MALGPPLMSGEAAAQIKDLTLERVYASPDLAGSAPLQPKLSPDGKYLTLLRNRADEKERYDLWAMDTATGQWRMLVDSKKVGTGAELSEAEKMQRERDRSIVGKTGIVGYDWAADGKAILVPLDGELYLASLDGNVTRLTQEKGSKLNPVISPAGGYVSYVNDQNLVVGKLGSGTPGKITQDGTGTVHWGEAEFVAQEEMNRFTGYWWSPGDRYLAVERYDEAPVGVVTRTAIGASGTSTYQQRYPKAGTPNVLVDLYVMDPAGANKVKVDLGKEADIYLTRVDWAPDASALYVQRMNREQTVLDMLKVDPATGTSSVLFSEKSGPKSWVNLSDDFHALDDGSLIWWSERDGHGHLYRWKAGKWTQLTKGNWEVAEVAGIDEAKGRIFFLGNKDGVLERHLYSADVTKPGAVTRLTEAGWWNKVVMDGKASRAIVTRSNTNQPSQVYLADASGERIAWVEENAVTKAEHPYHAYLASHRERKFGTIKGPDDSDLHWEMVTPELEPGKRYPVFFQHYGGPHSQTVSKAWGGALQQYLVDRGYIWFQIDNRGSANRGKAFEDAIYHAMGSVEVEDQVAGANYLKTLDFVDPAKITTYGWSYGGYMTLKMLEAAPGVFAAGVAGAPVSRWELYDTFYTERYMGDPTKVPEAYKKSDTIGEAAKIADPMLLIHGMSDDNVVLDNSTAMAATLQKAKVPFEMMLYPGHTHRVSGPGISEHLWTTILNFLDRHTEHGKR
- the soxR gene encoding redox-sensitive transcriptional activator SoxR gives rise to the protein MNRGNELLTIGELAARTGLSVSAVRFYEAKGLVHPIRTAGNQRRFLRADIRRVSFALIAQQLGFTLPQIAAELARLPEGRAPSAADWKRISQGFRDVIETRVAQLQRTLDDLDGCIGCGCLSLRKCALYNADDRAAANGAGPRFILVSRKVALGLD
- a CDS encoding VOC family protein, which codes for MPQPYIEHVNLTVSDPGRMAALLNRLFDWHVRWEGPARDDGRVIHVGDERTYLAVYTPAGGADADIFAKGRPLNHIGILVDDLDDIERRVTEAGLVPFAHADYDPGRRFYFLDFDGTEFEIVSYA
- the rplS gene encoding 50S ribosomal protein L19; its protein translation is MNVIQTLEAEQIAKFNETKKIPEFRPGDTLRVGVKVVEGERTRVQNYEGVCIARANRGMGSSFTVRKISFGEGVERVFPLYSPNIDSIEVVRRGVVRRAKLYYLRGRTGKSARIAERRDPRPTEVAAAE
- the trmD gene encoding tRNA (guanosine(37)-N1)-methyltransferase TrmD — encoded protein: MTFVATVLSLYPEMFPGPLGVSLAGRALREGLWSVDAVQIRDFATDKHRSVDDTPAGGGAGMVMRADVLAAALDSVPAGRPVLAMTPRGRTLSQDRVRALAAGTGVTILCGRFEGMDERIFEARDIEQVSIGDYILSGGEMAALTLLDACIRLLPGVMGAASSGMDESFETGLLEYPQYTRPAEWEGRTIPEVLRSGDHAKIEAWRRAQAEIDTRLRRPDLWERHEGARVQPPSGARRRNGNDKS
- a CDS encoding type II toxin-antitoxin system VapC family toxin, with the translated sequence MIDPRYLLDANFCIDLLVGRSPRGAARVQQCLDGELITSAVVYAEVMIGAAQRGQAELAAALFRQIPVLPFDSKSGDVYATLPFKRGNFDRLIAAHALALNLTLVTGNGGDFIDVPGLRIENWTK
- a CDS encoding AbrB/MazE/SpoVT family DNA-binding domain-containing protein, giving the protein MTKEYRAKTFKSGNSVALRLPKGLGIREGEEMVLREDRGKFAFEPASKEGRKIDLTGIYGSIPGLARMPTDETDRDWGDGLGRD